Proteins encoded together in one Carya illinoinensis cultivar Pawnee chromosome 3, C.illinoinensisPawnee_v1, whole genome shotgun sequence window:
- the LOC122304103 gene encoding inactive TPR repeat-containing thioredoxin TTL3-like isoform X2, whose amino-acid sequence MSHSAKPIQEMGVDSLITRFQDSLGCDQNKPDFRELDLGSPVSPLMTTTRGSIANGSCGGAATSSCSSSSSGSMSGKNNNNQLVKRSESKPNNLASEPSGLSETSPITPESVRSIKSNHSSKPGHRRSVSAGSPLIYSGRSFSSASNNASGNGATSASSSSSTIALPSGNICSPGKILKAGTAPKNATRTDVLGSGTGNYGHGSIMRGGAKWASAGSAADTNVTGNIQFAGEAVMLKRAMATTDAEEVKKAGNELYRRGHFAEALSLYDRAVSLWPDNAAYRSNRAAALTALGRLGEAASECEEAVRLDPGYGRAHQRLASLYLRFGLVEYAQRHLYFTGQQPDQSDLQRLKSMEKHLNRCADSRKIGDWKSAIRESDAAMEAGADSSPQLVACKAEALLKLHNLEEAESILLNIPKLDNFPPSCSQSKFFGMLAESYLLYVRAQIEMALGRFENAIVAAEKAGLIDYSNVEVSRMLTNVKMVARARSLGNDLFSSGRFAEACSAYGEGLKYDSSNSVLYCNRAICWSKLGLWEKSVEDCNQALKIQPNYTKALLRRAVSNARLERWVEAVRDYELLRRELPGDNEVAESLQRAQIALRKSRGEEVGMNFGGEVEDISSLNKFKAAVSSPGGCGGSLSSGKS is encoded by the exons ATGTCACATTCTGCGAAACCCATACAAGAAATGGGCGTCGATTCCTTAATAACTCGGTTCCAGGACTCGCTTGGTTGCGATCAAAACAAGCCCGACTTCAGAGAACTCGATCTGGGCTCGCCCGTCTCTCCCCTGATGACTACTACTCGGGGCTCCATTGCCAATGGTAGTTGTGGTGGTGCAGCCACTTCGAGCTGCAGTTCGAGCTCGTCTGGATCGATGTCGGGTAAGAATAACAACAACCAATTGGTTAAGAGATCCGAGAGTAAGCCAAACAACCTCGCCAGTGAGCCCTCCGGTTTGTCCGAAACCAGCCCAATTACCCCCGAGAGCGTCCGATCCATTAAAAGTAACCATAGTTCGAAACCGGGTCATCGGCGATCGGTCTCTGCTGGATCTCCATTGATCTACTCAGGTAGAAGCTtcagtagtgctagcaacaatGCCTCTGGAAACGGAGCAACTTCAGCTTCGTCCAGTTCGAGCACGATTGCATTACCCAGTGGCAACATTTGCTCCCCTGGGAAAATCTTAAAGGCTGGTACCGCTCCTAAAAATGCCACTAGGACTGATGTTTTGGGTTCTGGGACTGGTAACTATGGCCACGGTAGTATAATGCGAGGTGGTGCTAAATGGGCTTCCGCTGGAAGTGCTGCAGACACTAATGTAACTGGGAATATACAGTTTGCAGGAGAAGCGGTGATGCTTAAGCGTGCAATGGCGACTACTGATGCCGAGGAGGTGAAAAAGGCTGGGAATGAACTGTACAGGAGAGGGCATTTTGCGGAGGCCTTGTCCTTGTATGATCGGGCTGTTTCGCTGTGGCCGGATAATGCGGCCTACAGGAGTAATCGGGCGGCGGCATTGACGGCACTGGGGAGATTGGGCGAGGCGGCGTCGGAGTGTGAGGAGGCAGTGAGATTGGATCCTGGTTATGGGAGGGCACACCAGAGGTTGGCATCTCTTTATCTCCG TTTTGGGCTGGTCGAATATGCCCAACGCCACCTATATTTCACTGGGCAACAGCCTGATCAATCTGACTTGCAGAGGCTAAAGTCAATGGAGAAGCATCTGAACCGATGTGCAGATTCTCGAAAGATAGGTGATTGGAAGAGTGCAATTAGGGAATCTGATGCAGCCATGGAAGCAGGAGCAGATTCCTCCCCTCAG CTTGTTGCTTGTAAAGCTGAAGCCCTTCTAAAGCTCCATAACCTTGAAGAAGCAGAGTCTATTCTACTGAACATTCCTAAGTTGGACAATTTTCCTCCTTCCTGCTCACAATCCAAGTTCTTTGGTATGCTTGCTGAATCTTACCTGCTCTATGTCCGAGCCCAGATTGAGATGGCATTGGGAAG GTTTGAAAATGCTATTGTGGCAGCAGAGAAGGCTGGCCTGATTGATTACAGTAATGTTGAGGTTTCGAGGATGTTAACCAATGTGAAAATGGTGGCAAGAGCTCGCTCCCTGGGTAATGATCTCTTTAGCTCTGGAAGGTTTGCTGAAGCCTGTTCGGCCTATGGAGAAGGCCTAAAATATGATAGCTCCAATTCTGTTCTCTACTGTAATAGAGCAATTTGTTGGTCTAAACTTGGACTATGGGAAAAATCTGTTGAAGACTGCAACCAGGCCCTCAAAATCCAACCCAATTACACCAAGGCCCTTCTGAGGAGGGCGGTCTCAAATGCAAGG CTTGAGAGGTGGGTGGAAGCTGTGAGAGATTACGAGTTATTGAGGAGGGAACTTCCTGGAGACAATGAGGTTGCTGAATCTCTACAGCGTGCACAAATTGCGTTACGCAAATCTCGTGGAGAGGAAGTTGGTATGAACTTTGGTGGTGAAGTAGAAGACATTTCCAGCCTAAATAAGTTTAAAGCTGCAGTATCTTCTCCTG GTGGATGTGGAGGATCTCTTAGCAGTGGCAAAAGCTGA
- the LOC122304103 gene encoding inactive TPR repeat-containing thioredoxin TTL3-like isoform X1, giving the protein MSHSAKPIQEMGVDSLITRFQDSLGCDQNKPDFRELDLGSPVSPLMTTTRGSIANGSCGGAATSSCSSSSSGSMSGKNNNNQLVKRSESKPNNLASEPSGLSETSPITPESVRSIKSNHSSKPGHRRSVSAGSPLIYSGRSFSSASNNASGNGATSASSSSSTIALPSGNICSPGKILKAGTAPKNATRTDVLGSGTGNYGHGSIMRGGAKWASAGSAADTNVTGNIQFAGEAVMLKRAMATTDAEEVKKAGNELYRRGHFAEALSLYDRAVSLWPDNAAYRSNRAAALTALGRLGEAASECEEAVRLDPGYGRAHQRLASLYLRFGLVEYAQRHLYFTGQQPDQSDLQRLKSMEKHLNRCADSRKIGDWKSAIRESDAAMEAGADSSPQLVACKAEALLKLHNLEEAESILLNIPKLDNFPPSCSQSKFFGMLAESYLLYVRAQIEMALGRFENAIVAAEKAGLIDYSNVEVSRMLTNVKMVARARSLGNDLFSSGRFAEACSAYGEGLKYDSSNSVLYCNRAICWSKLGLWEKSVEDCNQALKIQPNYTKALLRRAVSNARLERWVEAVRDYELLRRELPGDNEVAESLQRAQIALRKSRGEEVGMNFGGEVEDISSLNKFKAAVSSPGVSVLHFKVESNEQCEEISPFINMLCVRYPSVNFFKVDVEDLLAVAKAENIRTVPTFKIYRNGEKVMELIRPTHQLLEDSVRNCST; this is encoded by the exons ATGTCACATTCTGCGAAACCCATACAAGAAATGGGCGTCGATTCCTTAATAACTCGGTTCCAGGACTCGCTTGGTTGCGATCAAAACAAGCCCGACTTCAGAGAACTCGATCTGGGCTCGCCCGTCTCTCCCCTGATGACTACTACTCGGGGCTCCATTGCCAATGGTAGTTGTGGTGGTGCAGCCACTTCGAGCTGCAGTTCGAGCTCGTCTGGATCGATGTCGGGTAAGAATAACAACAACCAATTGGTTAAGAGATCCGAGAGTAAGCCAAACAACCTCGCCAGTGAGCCCTCCGGTTTGTCCGAAACCAGCCCAATTACCCCCGAGAGCGTCCGATCCATTAAAAGTAACCATAGTTCGAAACCGGGTCATCGGCGATCGGTCTCTGCTGGATCTCCATTGATCTACTCAGGTAGAAGCTtcagtagtgctagcaacaatGCCTCTGGAAACGGAGCAACTTCAGCTTCGTCCAGTTCGAGCACGATTGCATTACCCAGTGGCAACATTTGCTCCCCTGGGAAAATCTTAAAGGCTGGTACCGCTCCTAAAAATGCCACTAGGACTGATGTTTTGGGTTCTGGGACTGGTAACTATGGCCACGGTAGTATAATGCGAGGTGGTGCTAAATGGGCTTCCGCTGGAAGTGCTGCAGACACTAATGTAACTGGGAATATACAGTTTGCAGGAGAAGCGGTGATGCTTAAGCGTGCAATGGCGACTACTGATGCCGAGGAGGTGAAAAAGGCTGGGAATGAACTGTACAGGAGAGGGCATTTTGCGGAGGCCTTGTCCTTGTATGATCGGGCTGTTTCGCTGTGGCCGGATAATGCGGCCTACAGGAGTAATCGGGCGGCGGCATTGACGGCACTGGGGAGATTGGGCGAGGCGGCGTCGGAGTGTGAGGAGGCAGTGAGATTGGATCCTGGTTATGGGAGGGCACACCAGAGGTTGGCATCTCTTTATCTCCG TTTTGGGCTGGTCGAATATGCCCAACGCCACCTATATTTCACTGGGCAACAGCCTGATCAATCTGACTTGCAGAGGCTAAAGTCAATGGAGAAGCATCTGAACCGATGTGCAGATTCTCGAAAGATAGGTGATTGGAAGAGTGCAATTAGGGAATCTGATGCAGCCATGGAAGCAGGAGCAGATTCCTCCCCTCAG CTTGTTGCTTGTAAAGCTGAAGCCCTTCTAAAGCTCCATAACCTTGAAGAAGCAGAGTCTATTCTACTGAACATTCCTAAGTTGGACAATTTTCCTCCTTCCTGCTCACAATCCAAGTTCTTTGGTATGCTTGCTGAATCTTACCTGCTCTATGTCCGAGCCCAGATTGAGATGGCATTGGGAAG GTTTGAAAATGCTATTGTGGCAGCAGAGAAGGCTGGCCTGATTGATTACAGTAATGTTGAGGTTTCGAGGATGTTAACCAATGTGAAAATGGTGGCAAGAGCTCGCTCCCTGGGTAATGATCTCTTTAGCTCTGGAAGGTTTGCTGAAGCCTGTTCGGCCTATGGAGAAGGCCTAAAATATGATAGCTCCAATTCTGTTCTCTACTGTAATAGAGCAATTTGTTGGTCTAAACTTGGACTATGGGAAAAATCTGTTGAAGACTGCAACCAGGCCCTCAAAATCCAACCCAATTACACCAAGGCCCTTCTGAGGAGGGCGGTCTCAAATGCAAGG CTTGAGAGGTGGGTGGAAGCTGTGAGAGATTACGAGTTATTGAGGAGGGAACTTCCTGGAGACAATGAGGTTGCTGAATCTCTACAGCGTGCACAAATTGCGTTACGCAAATCTCGTGGAGAGGAAGTTGGTATGAACTTTGGTGGTGAAGTAGAAGACATTTCCAGCCTAAATAAGTTTAAAGCTGCAGTATCTTCTCCTG GCGTTTCGGTACTTCATTTCAAAGTGGAATCAAATGAACAATGTGAAGAAATATCCCCATTCATAAATATGCTGTGTGTTCGATATCCATCCGTTAATTTCTTTAAG GTGGATGTGGAGGATCTCTTAGCAGTGGCAAAAGCTGAGAACATAAGAACCGTTCCAACATTTAAGATATATAGGAATGGAGAGAAAGTGATGGAGCTAATCCGCCCAACCCATCAATTATTGGAGGACTCAGTGAGGAATTGTAGTACCTAG
- the LOC122304729 gene encoding uncharacterized protein LOC122304729, translating into MADHKAGGIVKKGHEEGLNMATSLQEFELLLGLLPLADVIEVGYVKETGYMWIVQKKKVEHEFKKISKLVSYDTEIIGFIQKSKIKKLKGVKATELMLWPPVSEITADNSTTGKIYFKSLAGITKTFPC; encoded by the coding sequence ATGGCGGATCATAAGGCAGGAGGCATTGTGAAGAAAGGGCACGAGGAGGGCCTGAATATGGCCACCTCTCTTCAAGAGTTCGAGCTCCTGCTGGGGCTTCTCCCTCTGGCCGACGTCATTGAAGTCGGGTATGTGAAAGAGACGGGCTACATGTGGATTGTGCAGAAGAAGAAGGTTGAGCACGAGTTCAAGAAGATCAGTAAGCTGGTGAGCTATGACACTGAGATAATAGGCTTCATTCAGAAGAGCAAGATCAAGAAGCTCAAGGGAGTAAAGGCTACGGAGCTCATGCTGTGGCCTCCAGTGAGTGAGATCACCGCCGATAATTCAACAACTGGGAAGATTTATTTCAAGAGTCTTGCTGGGATTACAAAGACTTTTCCCTGTTGA